From the Natrarchaeobaculum aegyptiacum genome, one window contains:
- the ddh gene encoding D-2-hydroxyacid dehydrogenase, giving the protein MAPPAASTIDRLGVHDSVSAVFPPEVLATALEDLSLSVSVIGDDEIADCDAVVTLEHREAYLDCAWIHSIQAGVDRFPIDEFEAAGVGLTNSSGIHGRPIGESVASYLLAFARRLHDHVAHQQERRWARPAWDEAFTLSGATACVVGTGTLGQGVAAVLGPLGLEVIGVRRSSEPLPAFDEMYANDDLLEAIADADFVIATVPLTDDTHHLFDEGVFDAMGDDAYLVNVARGPVVDEAALVAALESDSLAGAALDVFEEEPLPADSPLWDIEEVIVTPHAAGFTQDYYRGVADLVRENVERLESDEAFVNRVV; this is encoded by the coding sequence ATGGCACCACCTGCCGCGTCAACGATCGACAGACTCGGCGTCCACGACTCCGTCAGCGCCGTTTTTCCACCCGAGGTGCTCGCGACCGCGCTCGAGGACCTCTCGCTGTCGGTGTCGGTGATCGGCGACGACGAGATCGCCGATTGCGACGCCGTCGTCACCCTCGAGCACCGGGAGGCGTACCTCGACTGCGCGTGGATTCACTCGATCCAGGCGGGTGTCGACCGGTTTCCGATCGACGAGTTCGAGGCTGCCGGCGTCGGGCTCACGAACAGTTCGGGCATCCACGGCCGGCCGATCGGTGAGTCAGTCGCGAGCTACCTGCTCGCGTTCGCCCGCCGATTGCACGACCACGTCGCCCACCAGCAGGAGCGACGCTGGGCCCGGCCCGCGTGGGACGAGGCGTTCACGCTCTCCGGGGCGACCGCGTGTGTCGTGGGAACGGGGACGCTCGGACAGGGCGTCGCCGCCGTCCTCGGCCCGCTCGGTCTCGAGGTGATCGGCGTTCGGCGCTCGAGTGAGCCACTGCCCGCGTTCGACGAGATGTACGCGAATGACGATCTGCTCGAGGCCATCGCGGACGCCGACTTCGTGATTGCCACCGTGCCGCTCACTGACGACACCCATCACCTCTTCGACGAAGGCGTCTTCGACGCTATGGGCGACGACGCCTACCTCGTCAACGTCGCCCGGGGGCCGGTCGTCGACGAGGCGGCGCTGGTCGCGGCCCTCGAGTCCGATTCCCTCGCGGGCGCGGCCCTCGACGTCTTCGAGGAGGAGCCACTCCCCGCAGACTCGCCGCTCTGGGATATCGAGGAAGTGATCGTCACGCCCCACGCGGCGGGATTCACGCAGGACTACTATCGTGGCGTCGCGGATCTCGTCCGGGAGAACGTCGAGCGACTCGAGTCCGACGAGGCGTTCGTCAATCGTGTGGTGTGA
- the carA gene encoding glutamine-hydrolyzing carbamoyl-phosphate synthase small subunit yields MTAAYVALEGGHVLEGRGRVSGTARGELVFTTAYTGYEESLTDPSYEEQVLTFSYPLIGNYGVREERFEDDRVHPRAVLAKELTEDVADWLADEGVPAIDHLDTREVVTDIRDEGAMKCGIAVGEDVTEEDALEQLEACKAMSEHTDIGAQVSVDEPVAHGADNDGVDVALVDCGAKGSIVDSLLERDATVHVLPYDADEADVEAVDPDVLFISNGPGDPANYEDAISLVQTFVEDRPVAGICLGQQIVAEALGGTTEKMTFGHRGVNQPVIDLESGRVVMTTQNHGYTVDEPGEHLEVTQVNVNDDTPEGLDGVEYDVITRQYHPEANPGPKDTLDFFDDVLAMADDQSQEAVPADD; encoded by the coding sequence ATGACAGCGGCCTACGTTGCACTGGAAGGTGGCCACGTACTCGAGGGGCGTGGTCGCGTTTCGGGGACGGCTCGTGGCGAACTGGTTTTCACGACAGCGTATACGGGATACGAGGAGAGTCTGACCGACCCCTCTTACGAGGAACAGGTCCTGACGTTCTCGTACCCGCTGATCGGGAACTACGGGGTCCGTGAGGAACGGTTCGAGGACGACCGCGTGCACCCGCGTGCGGTGCTCGCGAAGGAACTCACCGAGGACGTCGCCGACTGGCTCGCCGATGAGGGCGTGCCGGCGATCGACCACCTCGACACCCGCGAGGTCGTCACCGACATCCGTGACGAGGGTGCGATGAAGTGTGGTATCGCCGTTGGCGAGGACGTCACCGAGGAAGACGCTCTCGAGCAACTCGAGGCCTGCAAGGCAATGAGCGAACACACCGACATCGGCGCGCAGGTCAGCGTCGACGAGCCGGTCGCCCACGGCGCGGACAACGACGGCGTCGACGTGGCGCTCGTCGACTGCGGTGCGAAGGGCTCGATCGTCGACTCCCTGCTCGAGCGTGATGCGACGGTCCACGTGCTGCCATACGACGCCGACGAGGCCGACGTCGAGGCCGTCGATCCGGACGTGCTGTTCATCTCGAACGGCCCGGGTGATCCGGCGAACTACGAGGACGCCATCTCGCTCGTCCAGACGTTCGTCGAAGACCGTCCCGTCGCCGGCATCTGTCTCGGCCAGCAGATCGTCGCCGAGGCCCTCGGTGGAACGACCGAGAAGATGACCTTCGGTCACCGCGGAGTCAACCAGCCGGTCATCGACCTCGAGTCCGGCCGCGTCGTCATGACGACCCAGAACCACGGCTACACGGTCGACGAGCCGGGCGAGCACCTCGAGGTGACCCAGGTGAACGTCAACGACGATACGCCGGAAGGGCTCGACGGCGTCGAGTACGACGTCATCACCCGCCAGTACCACCCCGAGGCCAATCCCGGTCCGAAGGACACCCTCGACTTCTTCGACGACGTGCTCGCGATGGCCGACGACCAGAGCCAGGAAGCCGTTCCGGCCGACGACTAG
- a CDS encoding Lrp/AsnC family transcriptional regulator — protein sequence MDELDRQILDVLRRDARTPYTEIADEVGTSEGTVRNRVERMMDDGIIERFTISTRTGNVKAMIEIGVAVDVDTGAIAERMAEWEEVDFVWMVSGEQDVVLVVDAADTRGVNDLITQAREQDEVVSTKTRLILDEELGYTNG from the coding sequence ATGGACGAGCTGGACCGACAGATCCTCGACGTGCTCCGGCGGGACGCCCGGACGCCGTACACCGAGATCGCAGACGAGGTCGGGACGAGCGAGGGCACCGTCCGCAACCGCGTCGAGCGGATGATGGACGACGGCATCATCGAGCGCTTTACCATCTCCACGCGGACGGGGAACGTCAAGGCGATGATCGAAATTGGCGTCGCCGTCGACGTCGACACCGGTGCGATCGCCGAGCGGATGGCCGAGTGGGAGGAAGTCGACTTCGTCTGGATGGTCTCGGGCGAACAGGACGTCGTCCTCGTCGTCGACGCCGCCGACACCCGCGGCGTCAACGATCTCATCACGCAGGCACGCGAGCAGGACGAGGTCGTCAGCACGAAGACCAGGCTAATCCTCGACGAAGAACTCGGGTACACCAACGGGTGA
- a CDS encoding universal stress protein, producing MAIVAAVDSSGRSEAVVAQAHELAEEYGVGLHVVHVADPTVDFREDFTDVSADALRVHNGKFSEEVVERVQAEATEVAENAAAGVDGLEEYEAVGLVGDAAEVIRTYAAEHGAEYIVVSGRKRRPLGQVLFGSVTQSLLLNADCPVVAVPHDV from the coding sequence ATGGCAATCGTCGCGGCAGTGGACAGTTCCGGTCGTTCTGAAGCAGTGGTCGCACAGGCACACGAACTGGCCGAAGAGTACGGGGTGGGGCTCCACGTGGTCCACGTGGCGGATCCGACGGTCGATTTCCGGGAGGACTTTACCGACGTCTCTGCGGATGCGCTCCGGGTTCACAATGGGAAGTTTTCCGAGGAGGTCGTCGAGCGCGTCCAGGCGGAGGCGACCGAGGTTGCTGAGAACGCTGCCGCCGGCGTCGACGGTCTCGAGGAGTACGAGGCGGTCGGGCTGGTGGGTGATGCGGCGGAGGTGATCAGGACCTACGCGGCCGAGCACGGTGCGGAGTACATCGTGGTGAGCGGGCGGAAGCGTCGGCCGCTCGGACAGGTGCTGTTCGGGAGCGTGACCCAGTCGTTACTGTTGAACGCGGACTGTCCGGTGGTCGCGGTGCCACACGACGTGTGA